AATCGAACCAGTACGTCGTCGTTTTAAATCCGTTCGTGTCGTTTCcttgtttgatttttcaaaCCTACTTTATATGATTTGTCACTCTTCCGACACTCTCTAAGCTTTTCCACTTTGTAAGTTCCGCCGATAAATCTAAGCTTTTCGACCTCTCTCCCTCCTTCCTTCTCCTGCAACGTCTTAGAGTTCCTTGATCCTTCGGTAATGGCTCAGGTGGTTGCTACTAGGTCGATTCAAGGCTCAATGTTGGCCCCCAACGGTGGATCTCTGTCTACGAGATCCGACAAGTTCTTGAAGCCGGCAAGTTTCGCGGTGAAGGTTCTGGGAAACGAAGCGAAGAGGAGCGGAAGAGTCTCTCTGAAAAGCAGAAGAGTGGTTGATACTAGTGTGAGATCCTCCGCTCGTGTGGAGACTGAAGTGGTTCCAGTGTCTCCCGAAGACGTGCCTAACGTATGTAACCTTATATAATctatgttttagggtttaatgagAAGTTTCAATCTATAAAGTTGATCTCTTTTTCTTGTATTTTTGTGGATTTTTAGAGGGAGGAGCAATTTGAGCGGTTGATGGAAATGCAGAAGTTCAGTGACACATCTGTAGGGATCTGGTCCAAGCCGACAGCGAGGAGGAAGACAAAGATTGTCTGCACAGTTGGTCCTTCAACAAACACAAGAGAAATGATATGGAAACTGGCGGAAGCAGGGATGAATGTTGCACGGATGAACATGTCTCATGGGGATCATGCTTCTCATAAGAAGGTTATTGATTTGGTGAAAGAGTACAACGCACAGTCTAAGGACAACACTATTGCTATCATGCTTGATACCaaggttcgtttttttttcttttgtttcaagAGTTTTGTCTTTGCAGTCATTTCTCTGTTTACTTTGACAGGTTCTTTTTATGTGTTATTAGGGTCCAGAAGTTAGGAGTGGAGATTTACCACAACCGATTATGTTAGACCCCGGTCAAGAGTTTACTTTTACAATTGAGAGAGGAGTCAGCACACCAACTTGTGTGAGTGTTAACTATGATGATTTTGTCAACGATGTTGAAGCGGGAGACATGCTCCTTGTTGATGGTATGTTCATCTCATTACTTGGTTGGTGAAAATGAATATTGCTTTGTTTCAGTTATTTTTAATGATGGGTTTTGTTCCGCTGTTTTATAGGTGGTATGATGTCGTTTACGGTGAAGTCTAAGACTAAAGACTCTGTCAAATGTGAAGTTGTTGATGGTGGAGAACTTAAGTCAAGGAGACACTTGAATGTCCGAGGGAAGAGTGCAACCTTACCTTCAATCACTGGTTCGACCTTCTGTCACACCCTCTTATTTAAGTATGAATGATGTTACTCTGATGCTTCCTTTGTTGTAATTATTTTCAACTTCAGAGAAGGATTGGGAGGATATTAAGTTCGGAGTGGAGAACAAAGTTGACTTTTATGCAGTTTCTTTTGTCAAAGATGCACAAGTGGTACATGAACTCAAGAATTACCTTAAAGGTACTGATCATGTCTTAACTGAATACTTTGCCTATgatacttctcttttttttttttttgatctttttggtTACAAATATTTGGCAGGTTGTGGTGCTGATATTCACGTGATAGTAAAAATTGAGAGCGCAGACTCCATCCCTAACTTGAATTCCATTATCACCGCATCAGATGGGGTAATCTTTCGCATCAACCTTGTTTGTTCTTCCTCTTTTAACAACAACAGATTAGAGATTGTAATATGAAACTGAATATATAGAATGTGCTGCTTAATGGGAtttgtgttcttcttcttccacaggCAATGGTTGCAAGAGGTGATCTTGGTGCAGAGCTTCCTATTGAAGAAGTACCCATTCTTCAGGTTAGCTCTTGCTTCTCATTTCAGATAAACCAGAAAACGGACAAACTTTTTCTTGCGTTTAAAAATTATGGTGTTGGTATTACAGGGAAAGATCATTAACCTATGCCGTAGCATGGGAAAAGCTGTTATCGTTGCGACTAACATGCTTGAGAGTATGATAGTTCATCCAACTCCAACCCGGGCGGAGGTTTCTGACATTGCTATTGCTGTTAGAGAAGGTGCTGATGCAGTCATGCTTTCAGGAGAAACTGCCCACGGAAAGTAAGCTGCTGATTCTTTTTGGTAAGTATTGAAGGTTTATTATATACACGAAACTGAACTTTGCTTGGTACTAGATTCCCGTTGAAAGCTGCTGGAGTGATGCACACTGTTGCACTGCGAACAGAAGCCACCATTACTACTAGTAGTGAAATGCCAGCTAATCTTGGCCAAGCCTTTAAGGTAAGCCGCACCATTTGAGTATTTATATCTAGGGGTGAGTCTTGCTTTACTCACAAGAAAAATGTTAACAGAACCATATGAGTGAGATGTTTGCATACCATGCAACCATGATGTCAAACACACTTGGAACTTCAACTGTTGTCTTCACAAGAAGTGGTTTCATGGCCATACTACTAAGTCACTATCGCCCTTCCGGCACTATCTATGCTTTCACGAACGAGTGAGTATTCCATGTTTATTCTTCCAGATCAAATGACTGTGGCATCTGGTAAATTTAAGAACTCATGGTTAGAGAGGTTTTTGCTTCCGCAGGAAAAAAATACAGCAAAGATTAGCGTTGTATCAAGGTGTATGTCCCATATATATGGAGTTCTCAGATGATGCAGAAGAGACTTTCGCTAATGCTTTGGCTACACTACTGGTAAATTCAAAAGAGTCCCTTAGAAAGAAACTCAGTGTTAAATAACTAGAT
This genomic stretch from Brassica napus cultivar Da-Ae chromosome C9, Da-Ae, whole genome shotgun sequence harbors:
- the LOC106412919 gene encoding plastidial pyruvate kinase 2 isoform X1, translated to MAQVVATRSIQGSMLAPNGGSLSTRSDKFLKPASFAVKVLGNEAKRSGRVSLKSRRVVDTSVRSSARVETEVVPVSPEDVPNREEQFERLMEMQKFSDTSVGIWSKPTARRKTKIVCTVGPSTNTREMIWKLAEAGMNVARMNMSHGDHASHKKVIDLVKEYNAQSKDNTIAIMLDTKGPEVRSGDLPQPIMLDPGQEFTFTIERGVSTPTCVSVNYDDFVNDVEAGDMLLVDGGMMSFTVKSKTKDSVKCEVVDGGELKSRRHLNVRGKSATLPSITEKDWEDIKFGVENKVDFYAVSFVKDAQVVHELKNYLKGCGADIHVIVKIESADSIPNLNSIITASDGAMVARGDLGAELPIEEVPILQGKIINLCRSMGKAVIVATNMLESMIVHPTPTRAEVSDIAIAVREGADAVMLSGETAHGKFPLKAAGVMHTVALRTEATITTSSEMPANLGQAFKNHMSEMFAYHATMMSNTLGTSTVVFTRSGFMAILLSHYRPSGTIYAFTNEKKIQQRLALYQGVCPIYMEFSDDAEETFANALATLLKQGMVKKGEEIAIVQSGSQPIWRSQSTHNIQVRKV
- the LOC106412919 gene encoding plastidial pyruvate kinase 2 isoform X2: MAQVVATRSIQGSMLAPNGGSLSTRSDKFLKPASFAVKVLGNEAKRSGRVSLKSRRVVDTSVRSSARVETEVVPVSPEDVPNGPEVRSGDLPQPIMLDPGQEFTFTIERGVSTPTCVSVNYDDFVNDVEAGDMLLVDGGMMSFTVKSKTKDSVKCEVVDGGELKSRRHLNVRGKSATLPSITEKDWEDIKFGVENKVDFYAVSFVKDAQVVHELKNYLKGCGADIHVIVKIESADSIPNLNSIITASDGAMVARGDLGAELPIEEVPILQGKIINLCRSMGKAVIVATNMLESMIVHPTPTRAEVSDIAIAVREGADAVMLSGETAHGKFPLKAAGVMHTVALRTEATITTSSEMPANLGQAFKNHMSEMFAYHATMMSNTLGTSTVVFTRSGFMAILLSHYRPSGTIYAFTNEKKIQQRLALYQGVCPIYMEFSDDAEETFANALATLLKQGMVKKGEEIAIVQSGSQPIWRSQSTHNIQVRKV